One Chitinivibrionales bacterium genomic window, CAGAGATTTGTTCAACGGCCTTGCCGGCCCAGCCGTAGGACCCGATGATTGACGCGAATTTCAGCTTTGGCCGCAGCGCGTTGGCGAGGGTGGCGGCGTAGAGCACGGCCGGGTGCGGCCCCACATGCACCGTGGGCGCGCCCACGACGAGCGTGGCGGCATCAACGAGCGATATCGCGAGCTTGCCGAGGTCCGTGGCGGCCAGGTCGAACTGGTACACGGTGATTCCCTTGTGCGTCAGCGACCCGACGAGGTATTCCACCATGAGCCTGGTGCTGCCGTGCATGGAGATATAGGGAAGCACCACGGAATTCTTCGGCGTGTCGGAAATCCAGTCTTTGTACGCCTCAACGATAAAGGCAGGCTTGTTATACAGGGGGCCGTGGCTCGGCGCGATGATTTCTATGGAGAGCCCTTCGAGCTTTGCGATATTGTTTTTTATGGTATGGCGGAAGGGCATCATGATTTCGGCGTAGTAGCGCTTCGCCGATTCGTAAACGCGCGCCTCATCGGTCGCGTACAGGTCGGTGGTTGCGAGATGGGAACCGAAAAAGTCGCAGGTGAAAAGGATGTGTTTTCCCTTGAGATAGGACACCATGGTTTCGGGCCAGTGCACCCAGGGCGTATGAATGAACTGGAGCGCGTCATCGCCCAGCGACAGGGTCTCGCCGT contains:
- a CDS encoding FprA family A-type flavoprotein, producing MKFRKIKENVFFGGAIDWDRRLFDSLIPLPDGTSYNAYLVKGSEKTVLIDTVDPTKVDILMDQLKGIENLDYVVAHHAEQDHSGAIPVVLAKYPAAKLITSPKGKPMIMDHLHVAENRIVTVNDGETLSLGDDALQFIHTPWVHWPETMVSYLKGKHILFTCDFFGSHLATTDLYATDEARVYESAKRYYAEIMMPFRHTIKNNIAKLEGLSIEIIAPSHGPLYNKPAFIVEAYKDWISDTPKNSVVLPYISMHGSTRLMVEYLVGSLTHKGITVYQFDLAATDLGKLAISLVDAATLVVGAPTVHVGPHPAVLYAATLANALRPKLKFASIIGSYGWAGKAVEQISAAIPNLNVEVLTPVLCKGLPKQKDYDALESLSAAIKEKHQAGGLTEAS